Proteins encoded by one window of Vibrio rumoiensis:
- the infA gene encoding translation initiation factor IF-1: MAKEDVIEMQGTVLDTLPNTMFRVELENGHVVTAHISGKMRKNYIRILTGDKVTVEMTPYDLSKGRIVFRAR; encoded by the coding sequence ATGGCAAAAGAAGACGTAATCGAGATGCAAGGCACTGTCCTTGACACATTACCAAACACTATGTTCCGCGTAGAATTAGAAAATGGTCACGTAGTAACGGCACACATTTCTGGCAAAATGCGTAAAAACTACATCCGTATCCTTACGGGTGATAAAGTGACTGTAGAAATGACTCCATACGATTTATCTAAAGGCCGTATCGTCTTCCGCGCACGTTAA
- a CDS encoding arginyltransferase, producing MMMEPTQIKIGLTPSSQCSYLDNQEERVAVILDEALHTPAHYEVFLANGFRRSGAMIYRPHCQFCQACQSIRVSIPDITWSKSQKRLLNKAKHISWELKPQLDNDWFNLYERYIEARHQTGSMYPANKEVFESFILSDWIKPQYLHLYDENKLIAIAVTDCLSNSLSAFYTFYEPEHPLSLGTLCVLLQLKQCKTMQKQWLYLGYQIDDCPAMNYKVRFQRHQKLVNQRWQG from the coding sequence ATGATGATGGAACCTACTCAAATAAAAATAGGCTTAACTCCATCCAGTCAATGCAGTTATTTAGACAACCAAGAAGAACGTGTAGCGGTTATTCTTGATGAGGCTTTACATACTCCTGCTCATTATGAAGTTTTCCTTGCTAATGGCTTTCGTAGAAGCGGGGCGATGATTTATCGACCTCACTGCCAGTTTTGCCAAGCTTGCCAATCTATTCGAGTTTCCATCCCAGACATCACATGGTCAAAAAGTCAAAAACGATTATTGAATAAAGCCAAGCACATTTCTTGGGAACTCAAGCCTCAACTCGATAACGATTGGTTCAATCTATATGAACGTTATATTGAAGCAAGACATCAAACTGGCAGTATGTATCCGGCTAATAAAGAAGTATTTGAAAGTTTTATTCTCTCCGATTGGATTAAACCTCAATACTTACACCTATATGATGAAAATAAACTCATCGCAATTGCAGTGACCGATTGCCTATCCAATTCCTTAAGCGCGTTTTATACCTTTTATGAACCCGAACACCCACTATCCCTTGGGACTCTTTGCGTCCTATTGCAACTAAAGCAATGTAAAACGATGCAGAAACAATGGCTTTATTTGGGGTATCAAATTGATGACTGCCCTGCTATGAATTACAAAGTTCGCTTTCAACGTCATCAAAAGCTAGTAAATCAGCGTTGGCAAGGGTAG
- the aat gene encoding leucyl/phenylalanyl-tRNA--protein transferase codes for MTIYLPCLDEYEDSFPDVESALTEPDGLLAFGGDLSPHRIINAYKNGIFPWFSEQDPILWWSPAKRAVISPHKFTPSKSLKKHVRRAKLTVTLNHATEQVIQLCASTRPPEETWITQEMIDAYIELAHLGFCHSVEVWREDMLVGGLYGIKLGQLFCGESMFSIESNASKVAFWHLCQHFAGVGGQLIDCQIMNPHLEKLGVAEIQRTDFLSQMTILQHEPTNRDFTTCMLKIDEGQ; via the coding sequence ATGACTATTTACTTACCATGCTTAGATGAATACGAAGATTCCTTTCCTGATGTTGAATCGGCACTAACCGAGCCGGATGGGTTATTAGCTTTTGGTGGAGACTTATCTCCTCATAGAATCATTAACGCCTATAAAAACGGCATATTCCCTTGGTTTTCCGAACAAGACCCGATTCTATGGTGGAGTCCAGCCAAACGAGCCGTTATATCGCCTCACAAATTCACACCCTCGAAAAGCCTAAAAAAGCACGTCCGACGTGCTAAATTAACCGTTACGTTAAATCACGCAACCGAACAAGTCATACAATTATGCGCAAGTACTCGCCCTCCTGAAGAAACGTGGATCACTCAAGAGATGATTGATGCCTATATTGAATTAGCCCACCTCGGCTTCTGCCATTCTGTTGAAGTATGGAGAGAAGACATGCTTGTTGGTGGCTTATACGGCATCAAACTCGGTCAATTATTTTGTGGTGAGTCGATGTTTTCTATTGAAAGTAATGCATCTAAAGTTGCATTCTGGCATTTATGTCAACACTTTGCTGGTGTCGGTGGGCAGTTAATAGATTGCCAAATAATGAATCCGCACTTAGAAAAACTAGGAGTGGCGGAAATTCAACGTACCGACTTCTTATCACAAATGACCATATTACAGCACGAACCAACCAATCGTGATTTTACAACTTGCATGTTAAAAATAGACGAAGGGCAATGA